A genomic region of Gadus macrocephalus chromosome 5, ASM3116895v1 contains the following coding sequences:
- the LOC132458148 gene encoding serine/threonine-protein phosphatase PP1-beta catalytic subunit — protein MAEGELNVDSIISRLLEVRGCRPGKIVQMTEAEVRGLCIKSREIFLSQPILLELEAPLKICGDIHGQYTDLLRLFEYGGLPPEANYLFLGDYVDRGKQSLETICLLLAYKIKYPENFFLLRGNHECASINRIYGFYDECKRRFNIKLWKTFTDCFNCLPIAAIIDEKIFCCHGGLSPDLQSMEQIRRIMRPTDVPDTGLLCDLLWSDPDKDVQGWGENDRGVSFTFGADVVSKFLNRHDLDLICRAHQVVEDGYEFFAKRQLVTLFSAPNYCGEFDNAGGMMSVDESLMCSFQILKPSEKKAKYQYSGVSSGRPVTPPRTAQPPKKR, from the exons ATGGCGGAGGGCGAGTTGAATGTGGACAGCATCATCTCTCGCCTTTTAGAAG TGCGAGGATGTCGACCGGGCAAGATCGTCCAGATGACGGAGGCCGAGGTGAGGGGCCTCTGTATCAAGTCCAGAGAGATCTTCCTCAGCCAGCCCATCCTGCTGGAGCTGGAGGCCCCGCTGAAGATCTGTG GTGACATCCACGGGCAGTACACAGACCTGCTGAGGCTGTTTGAGTACGGAGGCCTCCCCCCAGAAGCCAACTACCTGTTCCTTGGGGACTACGTGGACCGGGGCAAGCAGTCCCTGGAGACCATCTGCCTGCTGCTGGCCTACAAGATCAAATACCCAGAGAACTTCTTCCTGCTCAGGGGCAACCACGAGTGTGCCTCCATCAACCGCATCTACGGCTTCTACGACGAGT GTAAGCGCAGGTTCAACATCAAATTGTGGAAGACCTTCACCGATTGTTTTAATTGCCTTCCCATTGCTGCCATCATCGACGAGAAGATCTTCTGCTGCCATGGAG GGCTGTCACCGGATTTGCAATCCATGGAACAGATTCGCAGGATCATGAGGCCAACAGATGTGCCTGATACAG GCCTGCTGTGTGACCTGCTGTGGTCGGACCCCGACAAGGACGTGCAGGGCTGGGGGGAGAACGACCGCGGGGTCTCGTTCACCTTCGGGGCCGACGTGGTCAGCAAGTTCCTCAACCGCCACGACCTGGACCTCATCTGCCGAGCTCACCAG GTGGTGGAGGACGGCTACGAGTTCTTTGCCAAGCGCCAGCTGGTGACCCTGTTCTCGGCTCCCAACTACTGCGGGGAGTTTGACAACGCCGGGGGCATGATGAGCGTGGACGAGTCCCTCATGTGCTCGTTCCAG ATCCTGAAGCCCTCTGAGAAGAAGGCCAAGTACCAGTACAGCGGCGTCAGCTCGGGACGGCCGGTCACCCCGCCCCGCACCGCCCAGCCGCCCAAGAAGAGGTGA
- the LOC132458142 gene encoding glycoprotein endo-alpha-1,2-mannosidase-like, which produces MARLRRRTCILSLGLLLLVVIVTLVLKTHAPTENPFDLPGAHELFPHIDGVENKADLKSVQKKMDDPLEVERDAQLEAILKKFSPPNYNLHAFYYIWYGNPKFDGKYIHWDHPQMPHWDSKVAQAYPQGRHSPPEDIGANFYPALGAYSSRDPSVLEAHMQQLRTAAIGVIAVSWYPPGMKDDNGEPIDDIVAMLMDAAHKYHVKVAFHIEPYRDRDEASMLKNIKYIIDVYGGHPAFFRHTTTSGKVLPLFYVYDSYLLNSEQWAKLLKHTESGSVRDTPYDAVFLALMVDEKHKRDILTAGFDGLYTYFATNGFSYGSTHRNWESIGTFCEDNNLLFVPSVGPGYVDTSVRPWNFQNTRNRINGKYYENALSAALQAKPHFISITSFNEWHEGTQIEMAVPRAGQAPYLDYLPNRPAVYLEITRKWGAIFGSERQRWQD; this is translated from the exons ATGGCAAGGTTGAGGCGCAGAACTTGTATCCTATCCCTAGGGCTGTTATTGCTAGTTGTCATTGTAACATTGGTTTTAAAGACCCATGCACCAACAGAAAATCCATTTGATCTGCCCGGTGCTCATGAACTATTCCCACACATCGACGGAGTTGAAAACAAGGCTGATTTGAAATCCGTGCAGAAAAAAATGGATGACCCCCTAGAAGTGGAAAGGGATGCTCAACTGGAAGCAATACTGAAGAAGTTTTCTCCCCCCAACTACAACCTCCATGCCTTCTACTACATATGGTACGGAAACCCAAAGTTCGATGGCAAATACATCCACTGGGACCACCCTCAGATGCCCCACTGGGATTCCAAAGTGGCGCAGGCATATCCCCAAGGGAGGCACTCCCCACCAGAAGACATCGGGGCCAACTTCTACCCAGCTTTGGGGGCGTACAGTTCTCGGGACCCTTCGGTTCTAGAGGCCCACATGCAGCAACTACGGACCGCAGCAATTG GTGTTATTGCTGTGTCATGGTACCCACCTGGAATGAAAGATGACAATGGGGAGCCTATAGACGATATAGTAGCTATGCTGATGGACGCGGCACATAAATACCATGTTAAG GTTGCATTCCACATCGAgccatacagagacagagacgaggCATCAATGCTTAAGAACATCAAGTACATCATCGACGT ATACGGAGGCCACCCCGCCTTCTTCAGACACACGACGACCAGTGGCAAGGTGCTGCCGCTGTTCTACGTGTACGATTCGTACCTGCTGAACTCGGAGCAGTGGGCCAAGCTGCTGAAGCACACGGAGAGCGGCAGCGTGCGTGACACGCCCTACGACGCCGTTTTCCTGGCCCTGATGGTGGACGAGAAGCACAAGCGGGACATCCTCACGGCCGGCTTCGACGGACTCTACACCTACTTCGCCACCAACGGCTTCTCGTACGGCTCCACCCACCGCAACTGGGAGTCCATCGGGACCTTCTGCGAGGACAACAACCTGCTGTTTGTGCCCAGTGTGGGGCCCGGCTACGTGGACACCAGCGTGCGGCCATGGAACTTCCAGAACACGCGCAACCGCATCAACGGGAAGTACTACGAGAACGCCCTGAGCGCAGCGCTGCAGGCTAAGCCGCACTTCATCTCCATAACGTCGTTCAACGAGTGGCACGAAGGCACTCAAATCGAGATGGCCGTGCCCAGAGCCGGCCAGGCGCCGTACCTGGACTACCTGCCCAACCGGCCAGCCGTCTACCTGGAGATAACGCGCAAATGGGGCGCTATATTTGGGAGTGAGCGCCAGAGGTGGCAGGATTAG
- the LOC132458146 gene encoding 4-galactosyl-N-acetylglucosaminide 3-alpha-L-fucosyltransferase 9-like, whose protein sequence is MTSAPFHRILRPLLLGTFLLGCFVTLFLMYFKPSTSWLSGPVESTASTEHGKTLFSTKSDKNLTIVLVWLWPFGQTYDLTVCSSLFNIEGCLITADRNLYNKSDGVVVHHRDICTDMSNLPPFQRPSFQKWVWMNLESPSHSSQIPGIENLFNLTLNYRQDADIEVPYGSIVAVEGEEDFVPPSKSKLICWIVSNWNPDHVRVKYYNELYKHIEVHAYGQAFGEYIADQDYYPTIASCKFYLSFENSIHKDYITEKLYNPLSVGTVPVVLGPARQNYENFVQGDAFIHVDDFTSPKELADYLLLLDKNEEMYLRYFEWRRHFKVKKAYFWAEHTCLACDYLRRHKEYKAVNNLDKWYWGG, encoded by the coding sequence ATGACATCTGCACCTTTCCATAGGATTCTACGACCCCTTTTGCTCGGCACATTTCTACTAGGATGCTTTGTGACTCTGTTTTTGATGTACTTTAAACCATCCACGAGCTGGCTTTCCGGTCCCGTAGAGTCCACAGCATCCACAGAGCACGGGAAGACCCTCTTCTCCACCAAGAGCGACAAGAACCTGACCATCGTTCTGGTCTGGCTCTGGCCCTTCGGACAGACGTATGACCTCACTGTGTGCAGCTCCCTGTTCAACATCGAGGGCTGCCTCATCACAGCGGACAGGAACCTCTACAACAAGTCTGATGGCGTGGTCGTTCACCACAGGGACATCTGCACGGACATGTCCAACCTGCCCCCCTTCCAGAGGCCATCCTTCCAGAAGTGGGTATGGATGAACCTGGAgtccccctctcactcctcccagATCCCGGGCATCGAGAACCTGTTCAACCTCACCCTCAACTACCGACAGGACGCTGACATTGAAGTGCCTTACGGATCCatcgtggcggtggagggagaggaggacttTGTTCCACCGAGCAAAAGCAAGCTGATCTGTTGGATCGTGAGCAACTGGAACCCGGACCACGTGCGGGTTAAGTACTACAACGAGTTGTACAAACACATCGAGGTTCACGCATACGGGCAGGCCTTCGGAGAGTACATCGCCGACCAAGACTACTATCCCACCATCGCCAGCTGCAAGTTCTACTTGTCATTTGAGAACTCAATTCATAAGGACTACATCACTGAGAAACTCTACAACCCACTTTCCGTAGGCACAGTGCCAGTGGTTCTTGGCCCCGCGAGGCAGAACTATGAAAACTTTGTCCAGGGAGATGCATTCATCCACGTGGATGACTTCACTTCGCCTAAAGAGCTGGCAGACTACCTGCTACTTTTGGATAAGAACGAGGAGATGTATCTCAGGTACTTTGAATGGCGGCGGCACTTTAAAGTGAAGAAGGCCTATTTCTGGGCAGAGCACACATGCCTGGCTTGTGATTACCTGCGAAGGCATAAAGAATACAAGGCGGTGAACAACCTTGACAAATGGTACTGGGGTGGATAA